A genomic window from Peromyscus maniculatus bairdii isolate BWxNUB_F1_BW_parent chromosome 1, HU_Pman_BW_mat_3.1, whole genome shotgun sequence includes:
- the LOC143271143 gene encoding scavenger receptor cysteine-rich domain-containing protein SCART1-like codes for MEPSSLGLWPLLLLACWPLPPGLAGENLVNFLGGDNKCEGQIQLLYDGQWGLMCGDGLGMQEASVICRQLGCGSVHSISQYILTPEEMKQPWLYGAQCRGEEATLWECLLGPWGPLSGCKCQCVAVIICSGGTTRQIGLADGSSPCAGIPEATGLSGLPLRCDLQKEEAGVLCRELECGTALQWSRAHHSADRKQEEKYIKCKGTEPDILHCQINVNFLEQCDLLTYTQVMCTGGTGFGSVRTLGFKGSWKKVEAWHHVAGSEFLKRAHDRLLVKISLVAVVTPKIWSSQYKGMTTKDSSSCGVELA; via the exons ATGGAACCGTCTTCTCTCGGGCTgtggcctctgctgctgctggcctgcTGGCCTCTTCCTCCTG GTCTGGCTGGTGAGAACTTGGTGAATTTCCTGGGTGGTGATAATAAATGTGAAGGCCAAATACAATTGCTGTATGATGGACAGTGGGGCCTTATGTGTGGGGACGGCTTGGGCATGCAGGAGGCCTCAGTGATCTGCAGACAGCTCGGCTGTGGCTCTGTGCATTCTATTTCCCAGTATATTTTGACACCTGAAGAGATGAAACAACCTTGGCTATATGGTGCCCAGTGCCGTGGTGAGGAAGCCACCCTCTGGGAGTGCCTCCTGGGGCCCTGGGGGCCCCTCAGCGGCTGCAAATGTCAATGTGTGGCTGTGATTATCTGCTCAG GTGGTACCACACGACAAATCGGCCTAGCTGATGGTAGCAGTCCTtgtgctgggattccagaagCCACTGGCCTTTCAGGCCTTCCCCTGAGATGTGACTTGCAGAAGGAGGAGGCTGGCGTTCTCTGCAGAGAGCTGGAATGTGGCACTGCTCTACAGTGGTCCAGAGCCCATCATAGCGCAGATAGGAAGCAAGAAGAGAAGTACATTAAATGCAAGGGAACAGAGCCTGACATTTTACATTGCCAGATCAATGTGAACTTCCTAGAGCAATGTGACCTTCTGACCTACACCCAGGTCATGTGCACAG gtggtactggttttggcAGTGTGAGAACCCTAGGATTTAAAGGGTCATGGAAAAAAGTTGAGGCCTGGCACCATGTGGCAGGGTCAGAGTTTCTGAAGAGAGCCCACGACAGGCTACTGGTGAAGAtcagtctagttgcagtggtgacCCCCAAAATTTGGAGTTCCCAGTACAAAgggatgaccaccaaggacagcagcagctgtggtgtGGAGCTGGCTTAA